The DNA region CAGCAAGCTGGCTTACGAGCGCAAGCTCGACGGGGAGACGGTGCTCGTGCTGCTCAACAATTACGATGCCGGTCAAACGTTTGAGGTCAGCGCGGCCGGAGCCTCCTGGGAGGACCGGATGAGCGGGCAAACCTACAAAACGGAGAGCGGAAAGCTGACCGTGAAACTGCCCGCCTACGGGTACGCGGTGCTTACGGAAAACAAATAGCTGTGCATAAAATTGGGGCCGGCTTGTCCTTGGGGATGGGCGGGCCGGCCCCGGCTCGTTTCCGCCCTCATTCCGGGCACATGCTCACGCCTTGACCCTCCGTGTAGACTTAGAAGGCAAGTAAATAGCGAAATTTTTGGGCGTTATTCGGGTGCTTTTCTAGCCTTCGGGGGAAATAACGGTAAATTTTGTCCCTATTTCACTCGCCTCCGCGGAAAAAGCTTCTTTTCACCGTGCACGCGCCAAAATAGCGGCATAAAAGGACTCTATTCTCCGAAGAACCCTTACCACCGCGAAAATAACGCCCTTTTATTCCCTTATTTCCGTCAGCTGAGCAAAAATCCGGAAGTTGGCAACACTCCGGACAGTATGAACAGCTCTGCGAGTAAAACGTTTGCGGTTCCCTTTGATCCGAGAAAAAACGCGGCTTCATGGCGAATTTTTTATCTTTTAAACTCTGTATTCTTTTTTCACCCAACAAGTTTATATTCTCGCTATTGTAATGGGTAAGCCTTGTCCGCGCTTCTATTTACTTTCCGCTGCGTTTCGATTAATATTACAGTGTAAAGCAAACGGTTCCACAGAGGAGGTTTATATGGCTGTCACCATCAAGGATGTTGCAAAAAAGGCCGGAGTATCGCCCTCTACCGTGTCCCGGGTGCTGTCCAATCATCCCAGAATCAGCGCGGAAACATCGCGGAAAGTAAAACTCATTATGGACCAGCTTGGCTATCATCCCAACATTATGGCCAAAAGCCTGGTTTCCAAAACGACAAACAGCATATGCATCATGCTGCCGAAGTCCGCTGAAGAACTGTTCTCCAACTTCTTCTTCATGGAACTGATCCGCGGGATCGTGACGCAGGCCAGCCGCCTCGGTTACGACGTGCTCATCAGCTCCGGCGCCAACGAGAAAGAGGAAGTCGAAAACGTCTCCAGACTGATCAACGGACGCCGGGTGGACGGAGTCATTTTGCTGTATTCGCGGCAAAACGATCCTGTGATCGATTTTCTCCATAATGGCGGACATCCGTTTGTTGTGATCGGGCGCAGCGAGGAATATCCCGATATTTTATCGGTGGATAATGATAACATCCAGGCATCGTACGACGCCACGAAGCATTTGATCGCGCTGGGGCACGAGCGCATCGGGTTCGTCAGCGGGCCGCCGGAGCTTGTCGTGTCCAAGGATCGGATGAAGGGGTACCAGGACGCGCTGAAGGATTCAGGACTGGAAAGCCGGCCCGAATGGATTGTCGAAGGTGAGTTTTTGCAGGACAGCGGGTATCGGGCCATGTCGTTTTTCATGAATCTCCCGGATCGCCCCACGGCCCTCGTCACGATCGACGACGTCGTGGCGTTCGGCGTGCTTCGCGGCTTGCACGAGCTGAAATACAAGGTTCCCGAAGATTTGTGTCTGGTCAGCTTTAACAATATTCCGCTGTCGGAACTCTCGACGCCGCCGCTCAGCAGCATGGATATCGGCATTTACAACATGGGCTACACCGCTTCCCAGGTGTTGATCCAGGCGGTTCAGGGCAGCAGCGACAAAGTGTATCCGAAGCGGCAGATCATTCCGCACCGTCTGATCGTCCGCGACTCGTCGATGTATTCGGTGCCCAAAAAGTAAAACCAGAAACGCCTTCGAAAAATAACGGAAGCTCACCGCTTCTTTTATTTTTCGAGTTTTATTCAAACGTTTGCGCTACAAAGGAGGAATGTTTGTGGATTCAATCAAGGCATGTTTATTCGACCTGGACGGCGTACTGGTCGACACCGCCAAATATCATTTTCTGGCCTGGAAACGGCTGGCCGCCGAGCTCGGTTTCGAGTTCACCGCACAGGACAATGAGAAGCTCAAGGGCGTCAGCCGCATGGCATCGCTCGATATTTTGCTGAAGGTCGGCGGGCTGGAATTGGAAGACGGCGTGAAGCGGGAACTGGCCGAACGCAAAAACGGCTGGTATGTCGAATACATCTCCAAAATGGACGCTTCGGAAATTTTGCCGGGCGCGCTCGATTTCTTGAAGCAATGCCGGGAGCGGGGCCTGAAAACCGCGCTCGGCTCCGCCAGCAAAAACGCCTCGGTCATTTTGCAGAATACGGGGCTGACGCCGTATTTTGACGCGATTATCGACGGCACCCGGACTTCCAGCGCCAAACCCGATCCCGAGGTATTCCTGCTCGGCGCGGAGGAGCTTGGCGTCCCGCCGGAGGCGTGCGTCGTCTTTGAGGACGCCGAGGCCGGGATCGAGGCGGCGCGCCGCGCCGGCATGCGCTGCGTCGGCATCGGATCGCCGGATACGCTCGGCGCGGCCGATCTCGTCGTCCCTTCGCTGGGGGACGTGTCGCTAAACCTTCACTTTCAAAATTAGTATGTCCAAAGGAGCCGGTTATAGTGAAACAATATTTAAAAGAAGATGCTTGGTCGATCATCGAGGAAGGGTTCGATCCGGCAAACCACGAGATTTCCGAAAGCATTTTCAGCATCGGAAACGGATATATGGGGCAGCGGGCCAATTTCGAGGAACGGTACGGCGGCCCATCCCTGCAGGGCAGTTATATGGCGGGCGTCTATTATCCGGACAAAACCCGCGTAGGCTGGTGGAAAAACGGATATCCCGAATATTTTGCCAAAGTCCTGAACAGCACCAACTGGATCGGGATCGACGTTTGGGTGGATGGCGCCGCCCTTGACCTGGCCGCTTGCGAAGTGAAGGATTTCGTCCGCGAATTGAACATGAAGGAAGGCTGGCTCTCACGGCGCTTTACCGCCGTTTTGGAGGGCGGAAAGGAAGTCGCCGTGGAGGCCAAGCGGTTCGTCAGCGTCGTCCGCCATGAAATCGGCGCGATCCGCTATACGGTAACTCCGCTCAATTTCAGCGGGGAGCTGCGTTTTATGCCTTACCTGGACGGCGACGTAAAAAACAAGGATTCCAACTATGAAGAGAAGTTTTGGGTCGAAGTGGAAAAAAAGGCCGCGGCCGACCTATCCTACCTGACGGTCAAGACGAAAAAGCTGGACTTCCATGTGACGTCCGCCATGGCTTTTGATGTGTTGAAGGACGGGCAAACGCTGGAGCTTTCCCCGGCGCTCAGCGAGCGGGAGAAATATGTGGCCGCCGAGGTGGCCGTTCAGGCCGGTCAAGGCGAAGCCGTAACGCTTTATAAATACGTCGCGAACGTGACCTCCCGCGATCACGGGCTGGCCGCGCTGGCCCCGGCCGGGACAAAACTGCTGCTGGCGGCGAAAGAGGCCGGCTTTGACGTTTTGCTGCGCGAGCAGGCCGAAGCCTGGGCGGAAAAATGGCAAACGAGCGACATCATCATCGAAGGCGACGTATCGGCGCAGCAGGCGATCCGCTTTAACATTTTTCAGCTCAATCAAACCTACAGCGGGGACGACGACCGGCTCAACATCGGTCCGAAAGGCTTCACCGGGGAAAAATACGGCGGCAGCACCTACTGGGACACGGAGGCCTACTGCGTGCCGTTCTACCTCAGCACGGCCGATTCCGGCATCGCCCGCAATCTGTTGATCTACCGTTACAAGCACCTGGAAAAAGCGAAGGAAAACGCGCGGAAGCTGGGCTTCTCCAAAGGCGCGCTATATCCGATGGTGACGATGAACGGCGAGGAATGCCATAACGAATGGGAAATTACGTTTGAAGAGATCCACCGCAACGGCGCCATTGCTTACGCTATTTTTAATTACGTGAATTATACAGGGGATAAATCATACCTCAGTCAATACGGTTTTGAAGTGCTGGCGGAAATCTCCCGCTTCTGGGCGGAGCGCGTCAACTTCTCGGCGGCCAAAGGCAAATACGTCATTCTTGGGGTGACCGGCCCGAACGAATACGAAAACAACGTCAACAACAACTGGTACACGAACCGGATTGCCGCTTGGACGCTGGAATATACGCTGGAAGTGCTGAACGATTTGAAAAACAACGAGCCCGACCACTATGAAGCCTTGGCGGGCAAGCTGAATCTGCAGGATGAGGAAGCCCAAAAATGGCAGCATATTATCGATAACATGTACTACCCGTACGATGAAGAACGCGACGTATTTTTGCAGCAGGACGGCTTCCTTGACAAGGAGATCGTTCCGGTTAATGAACTGGCTCCGGAGCACCTGCCGCTGAACCAGAATTGGTCGTGGGACCGGATTTTGCGCTCCTGCTACATCAAACAGGCCGATGTTCTCCAGGGCCTATACTTCCTAGGCGACCGCTACGACCTGGAAACGAAAAAACGCAACTTCGATTTCTACGAGCCGATCACGGTGCACGAATCCTCCCTATCCCCCTGCCTGCACGCGATCATCGCCTGCGAGCTGGGATACCAGGAGAAAGCGTACGAAATGTACCTGCGCACCGCCCGCCTCGATCTCGACAACTACAATAACGATACTGAGGACGGCTGCCATATTACGAGCATGGCCGGGACGTGGATGTCGATCGTCCAAGGGTTCGGCGGGCTGCGCGTGCAAAGCGGCGAACTGGTGCTGCGCCCGTTCATTCCGTCCCATTGGAAGTCGTTTTCGTTCAAAGTGATGTTCCGCGGCTCCCGCCTCCAGGTGAACGTTACCGAAGACAGCATCATCGTCGTTAACGAAACGGATGTGCCGGCGGCTATTCGGATTTACGATCAAAGCTTTACGGTCGGCGCTATGGGCGAGGTGCAAGCGCAGCGTTCGGCCGCTCCGGCAGCGCTGAGCTGATGATCCACCTCCAGCAAGCCATGCCCAA from Paenibacillus macerans includes:
- a CDS encoding LacI family DNA-binding transcriptional regulator, whose amino-acid sequence is MAVTIKDVAKKAGVSPSTVSRVLSNHPRISAETSRKVKLIMDQLGYHPNIMAKSLVSKTTNSICIMLPKSAEELFSNFFFMELIRGIVTQASRLGYDVLISSGANEKEEVENVSRLINGRRVDGVILLYSRQNDPVIDFLHNGGHPFVVIGRSEEYPDILSVDNDNIQASYDATKHLIALGHERIGFVSGPPELVVSKDRMKGYQDALKDSGLESRPEWIVEGEFLQDSGYRAMSFFMNLPDRPTALVTIDDVVAFGVLRGLHELKYKVPEDLCLVSFNNIPLSELSTPPLSSMDIGIYNMGYTASQVLIQAVQGSSDKVYPKRQIIPHRLIVRDSSMYSVPKK
- the pgmB gene encoding beta-phosphoglucomutase → MDSIKACLFDLDGVLVDTAKYHFLAWKRLAAELGFEFTAQDNEKLKGVSRMASLDILLKVGGLELEDGVKRELAERKNGWYVEYISKMDASEILPGALDFLKQCRERGLKTALGSASKNASVILQNTGLTPYFDAIIDGTRTSSAKPDPEVFLLGAEELGVPPEACVVFEDAEAGIEAARRAGMRCVGIGSPDTLGAADLVVPSLGDVSLNLHFQN
- a CDS encoding glycoside hydrolase family 65 protein, whose product is MKQYLKEDAWSIIEEGFDPANHEISESIFSIGNGYMGQRANFEERYGGPSLQGSYMAGVYYPDKTRVGWWKNGYPEYFAKVLNSTNWIGIDVWVDGAALDLAACEVKDFVRELNMKEGWLSRRFTAVLEGGKEVAVEAKRFVSVVRHEIGAIRYTVTPLNFSGELRFMPYLDGDVKNKDSNYEEKFWVEVEKKAAADLSYLTVKTKKLDFHVTSAMAFDVLKDGQTLELSPALSEREKYVAAEVAVQAGQGEAVTLYKYVANVTSRDHGLAALAPAGTKLLLAAKEAGFDVLLREQAEAWAEKWQTSDIIIEGDVSAQQAIRFNIFQLNQTYSGDDDRLNIGPKGFTGEKYGGSTYWDTEAYCVPFYLSTADSGIARNLLIYRYKHLEKAKENARKLGFSKGALYPMVTMNGEECHNEWEITFEEIHRNGAIAYAIFNYVNYTGDKSYLSQYGFEVLAEISRFWAERVNFSAAKGKYVILGVTGPNEYENNVNNNWYTNRIAAWTLEYTLEVLNDLKNNEPDHYEALAGKLNLQDEEAQKWQHIIDNMYYPYDEERDVFLQQDGFLDKEIVPVNELAPEHLPLNQNWSWDRILRSCYIKQADVLQGLYFLGDRYDLETKKRNFDFYEPITVHESSLSPCLHAIIACELGYQEKAYEMYLRTARLDLDNYNNDTEDGCHITSMAGTWMSIVQGFGGLRVQSGELVLRPFIPSHWKSFSFKVMFRGSRLQVNVTEDSIIVVNETDVPAAIRIYDQSFTVGAMGEVQAQRSAAPAALS